From one Dehalobacter sp. 12DCB1 genomic stretch:
- a CDS encoding (deoxy)nucleoside triphosphate pyrophosphohydrolase, whose protein sequence is MMDEMMDQKKITQVTAAILRQDDKILICQRDNTGSCPLLWEFPGGKQEIGESLEECLVRECQEELGITIQVGEVFAESRYTYGEKEMCFTFFESRIIEGELQRIVHWDIRWVRAEELGLYEFCPADVEVAERLRRL, encoded by the coding sequence ATGATGGATGAAATGATGGATCAGAAAAAAATAACGCAAGTCACCGCAGCGATCTTGAGACAGGATGATAAGATTTTAATTTGTCAGCGTGACAATACGGGCAGCTGTCCGCTGCTTTGGGAATTTCCAGGAGGGAAGCAGGAGATTGGGGAGAGCTTGGAGGAATGTCTGGTTCGGGAATGTCAGGAGGAACTCGGTATTACGATTCAGGTTGGTGAGGTGTTTGCGGAGAGTCGGTATACGTATGGGGAGAAAGAGATGTGCTTTACTTTCTTTGAGAGCCGGATTATTGAGGGGGAGCTGCAAAGAATAGTTCACTGGGATATACGATGGGTGAGGGCGGAGGAATTGGGACTGTATGAGTTTTGTCCGGCGGATGTTGAGGTGGCGGAGAGGTTGAGGAGATTATGA
- a CDS encoding DEAD/DEAH box helicase: protein MLKPGLYEQLINKLLRQELSTSMGKVIQALPIDQEEAPRILSKYLAEVLEAVLSNVKDNGGSIRDQVALVNHIVALVSDHTAQESLAALSVDEKAEQLFALFDKENSAFALNDKTEFVRPVTSLAASSLFTGSVREPSMYSELKREILSCDRIDMLVSFIKWSGLRLLIEEIKQFAQSGGKLRVITTSYMGATDIKAIAELAELPNTEIKISYDTKRTRLHAKTYVFYRQTGFTTAYIGSSNLSNAALSSGLEWNVKATAKDMPDTITKIEATFESYWYAREFETYSPDQKSRLTKALKQERYQEKEDVVSYYFDLTPFSFQQEILDKLVVERSVRGHYRNLIVAATGTGKTVISAFDYLRFRKENKGKPCRLLFVAHREEILKQSMACFRGVLKDPNFGELFVGGYQPTKIDHLFISIQTLNSKELTEHTSADFYDYVIVDEFHHAAAPSYHQLMSYYRPQILLGLTATPERMDGKDILAYFDRRIAAEIRLPEAIERKLLSPFQYFGVTDTVDLESLKWTRGGYEKSELSKIYTGNDIRTMMILKALIKYVTDLEDVKGLGFCVSKEHAAYMADSFNRSHIPSISLISDSSDEERNTAKKKLVSGEIRFIFVVDLYNEGVDIPEINTVLFLRPTESLTIFLQQLGRGLRLAENKDCLTVLDFIGLANKKYNFEEKFAALLGNTTRNIQREVKEGFTSLPKGCFIQLERKAREYILDNIRSSYGNKNIGMITRLASFTEDTGVELNLANFLEHAHIGIKTLYARGSFSRLCVMAGVRDDFEEEQENILTKAFGRICAMDSRRWIRFLLEVLPEMEVFDEADFSDLEKRMLQMFHFTVWQKSVEDCGFSSLNEGLLLLKSNPVLFEELLEILRYNYDKIDFLDRPVNLGFDCPLDLHCTYTRDQIMVAYDFLKPATVREGVKYLPDKRADIFFITLNKSDKDYSPTTLYHDYSINDRLFHWQSQSTTSEESTTGQRYIHHQENGNKVLLFVREYKADAIGAAPYTFLGLADYVKHEGSRPMNIIWRLHEPIPAKFINKTNKLIVG from the coding sequence ATGCTAAAGCCCGGTCTCTATGAACAACTGATCAACAAACTTCTTCGTCAAGAACTTTCGACATCCATGGGAAAGGTCATTCAGGCATTGCCAATCGATCAGGAAGAAGCCCCAAGAATACTTTCCAAATACCTGGCTGAAGTCCTGGAAGCCGTTCTGTCCAATGTCAAAGATAATGGCGGCAGTATTAGAGACCAAGTGGCGCTGGTCAATCATATTGTTGCGCTTGTATCTGATCATACTGCCCAAGAAAGTCTCGCTGCGTTATCAGTCGATGAAAAGGCTGAACAGCTATTCGCTTTATTCGATAAAGAAAACAGCGCATTTGCTTTGAATGACAAGACAGAGTTCGTGCGCCCTGTTACGTCTCTCGCCGCTAGCTCCTTATTTACTGGTTCAGTCCGGGAACCTAGCATGTATTCCGAACTAAAAAGGGAAATTCTATCCTGTGACCGAATCGATATGCTCGTTTCCTTTATTAAATGGAGCGGGCTTCGTTTGCTTATAGAGGAAATAAAACAATTCGCGCAAAGCGGTGGCAAGCTTAGAGTCATTACGACTTCTTATATGGGGGCGACTGATATAAAAGCGATCGCCGAACTTGCGGAATTACCAAACACCGAGATAAAAATATCATACGATACCAAGCGGACCCGGCTACATGCGAAAACGTATGTCTTTTACCGCCAGACGGGCTTCACCACAGCCTATATCGGTTCATCTAATCTTTCCAATGCCGCCCTTTCCAGCGGTCTGGAATGGAATGTGAAAGCAACCGCCAAAGATATGCCCGATACGATCACAAAGATTGAAGCGACCTTTGAGAGCTATTGGTATGCGCGGGAGTTTGAAACGTACAGCCCAGATCAGAAATCCCGTCTGACCAAGGCATTGAAGCAAGAGCGTTATCAGGAAAAAGAGGACGTGGTTTCTTATTACTTTGATTTGACACCTTTTTCTTTTCAGCAGGAAATTCTGGATAAGCTCGTGGTGGAAAGAAGTGTTCGCGGACATTACCGTAATCTAATCGTAGCAGCGACCGGAACTGGAAAAACAGTCATCTCGGCCTTTGATTACCTGCGGTTTCGTAAGGAGAACAAAGGAAAACCCTGCCGCCTGTTATTCGTCGCGCACCGGGAGGAAATTTTAAAACAGAGCATGGCTTGTTTCCGGGGCGTCTTAAAAGATCCGAATTTCGGCGAACTGTTTGTTGGCGGTTACCAGCCAACGAAAATCGATCACCTATTTATTTCGATTCAAACGCTGAATTCCAAAGAACTGACCGAACACACGTCAGCGGATTTTTATGATTATGTAATTGTCGACGAGTTCCACCATGCTGCGGCGCCAAGCTATCACCAATTGATGTCCTATTACCGGCCGCAGATCTTACTCGGGCTGACGGCAACGCCGGAACGTATGGACGGGAAGGATATTCTGGCTTATTTCGACCGGAGAATTGCCGCTGAAATCCGTCTGCCGGAAGCGATTGAACGCAAACTCTTATCTCCTTTTCAATATTTTGGGGTGACAGATACGGTTGATTTAGAAAGCCTGAAATGGACTCGGGGCGGGTATGAGAAAAGTGAACTTTCTAAGATTTATACCGGTAACGATATCCGCACCATGATGATCCTGAAAGCCCTGATCAAATATGTCACGGATTTGGAAGACGTGAAGGGGTTAGGCTTTTGTGTCTCGAAGGAACATGCTGCGTATATGGCAGATAGTTTTAACCGTTCCCATATTCCCTCGATTTCATTGATCTCGGATTCCAGTGATGAAGAACGGAACACCGCTAAAAAGAAATTAGTTAGCGGCGAAATACGGTTTATCTTTGTCGTGGATTTATATAACGAAGGGGTCGACATTCCCGAGATTAATACGGTTCTTTTCTTGCGCCCAACGGAGAGTCTCACCATTTTCCTGCAGCAGCTTGGGAGGGGTTTGCGACTGGCTGAGAATAAGGACTGTCTGACCGTTCTCGATTTTATAGGTCTTGCCAATAAGAAATACAATTTTGAAGAGAAATTTGCCGCGCTCTTAGGTAACACGACCCGAAATATCCAGCGTGAAGTCAAGGAAGGGTTTACCTCTTTGCCCAAAGGCTGTTTTATTCAGCTGGAACGCAAGGCAAGGGAATATATCCTGGACAATATTCGCAGTTCTTACGGTAATAAGAATATAGGGATGATTACGCGACTGGCCAGTTTTACGGAAGATACCGGCGTAGAATTAAACCTGGCTAATTTCTTGGAGCATGCGCATATCGGTATTAAAACGCTTTATGCGAGAGGGTCTTTTTCCCGGCTCTGTGTGATGGCAGGGGTTCGGGATGATTTTGAAGAGGAACAGGAAAATATATTGACCAAAGCATTCGGCCGGATCTGCGCCATGGATTCCCGAAGGTGGATTCGATTTCTGCTCGAGGTACTGCCGGAGATGGAAGTATTTGATGAAGCGGACTTCTCGGATTTAGAGAAGCGGATGCTGCAGATGTTCCATTTTACAGTCTGGCAGAAATCAGTGGAAGATTGCGGGTTTTCATCTCTCAATGAGGGTCTATTGCTCTTGAAAAGTAATCCGGTATTGTTTGAGGAGTTATTGGAGATCTTGCGCTACAACTATGACAAGATTGATTTTCTGGATAGGCCGGTGAACCTGGGATTTGACTGTCCATTAGATTTGCACTGTACCTATACCCGGGATCAAATCATGGTGGCTTACGATTTCCTGAAACCGGCGACCGTTCGCGAGGGAGTCAAGTACTTACCGGATAAGAGAGCGGATATTTTCTTTATTACCCTCAATAAATCGGATAAGGACTACTCACCGACCACCCTGTATCATGATTATTCGATCAATGACCGATTGTTCCACTGGCAGAGCCAGAGCACGACATCGGAAGAGTCGACGACGGGTCAGCGTTATATCCATCATCAAGAAAATGGCAACAAAGTACTGCTATTTGTACGGGAATATAAAGCGGATGCCATAGGAGCAGCGCCCTATACGTTTCTCGGGTTAGCTGATTATGTCAAACATGAGGGAAGCAGGCCGATGAATATTATCTGGCGGCTTCATGAGCCGATCCCGGCGAAGTTCATTAATAAGACGAATAAATTGATTGTGGGTTGA
- a CDS encoding NERD domain-containing protein — translation MASIFINFWYLWLFIILVFVYRLFRPKIKGILGEKTISVILSRLDANKYKIINDLMLNHSGKTSQIDHVIVSNFGVFVIETKNFKGWIVGDEHAEYWTQVIYKRKEKLYNPLRQNYGHIQALKENLHAYDSINYIPIVVFSVKADLKVKTEADLIYSVKLLKTIKKYSTETINNEQVETIYNRLQALNLKDKDIRSQHVNEIKNTQITKAQMIAANTCPRCGGELVIRKGKNGTFKGCSNYPKCKFTV, via the coding sequence ATGGCCTCAATCTTTATCAATTTCTGGTACCTATGGTTATTTATTATTCTCGTCTTTGTTTACCGATTATTTAGGCCTAAGATCAAAGGGATACTTGGAGAGAAAACCATATCGGTCATCTTATCCAGACTAGATGCCAATAAGTACAAAATTATTAATGATCTGATGCTTAATCATTCAGGGAAGACGTCCCAGATTGATCACGTGATTGTGTCCAATTTTGGGGTATTTGTGATTGAAACCAAAAACTTTAAGGGTTGGATTGTCGGAGATGAGCATGCCGAATATTGGACCCAGGTGATTTATAAGCGGAAGGAAAAACTTTATAATCCACTAAGACAAAATTATGGCCATATCCAGGCATTAAAAGAGAATTTACACGCGTATGACAGCATCAATTATATTCCCATTGTCGTTTTCTCGGTTAAGGCCGATCTCAAAGTCAAAACTGAGGCAGATCTTATCTATTCTGTTAAACTGCTAAAAACAATAAAGAAATACAGTACGGAAACGATCAACAATGAACAAGTGGAAACAATCTATAACAGATTGCAAGCGTTAAACCTTAAGGATAAAGATATTCGATCGCAGCATGTCAATGAAATTAAGAATACTCAAATCACAAAAGCTCAGATGATCGCTGCCAATACCTGCCCAAGGTGTGGCGGGGAACTGGTCATTCGCAAAGGGAAGAATGGAACGTTTAAAGGATGCAGCAATTATCCGAAGTGTAAGTTTACGGTTTGA
- a CDS encoding helix-turn-helix transcriptional regulator, with protein sequence MMISYKPLLKLLIDRNLKKGELMELAKVSKATIARLNTNKYVSLEVIDKLCAVLNCQPGDLIEYIAD encoded by the coding sequence ATTATGATAAGCTATAAGCCTTTGTTAAAATTATTAATCGATAGAAACCTGAAAAAAGGCGAACTTATGGAATTAGCTAAGGTATCAAAGGCAACGATAGCACGGCTTAATACAAATAAATATGTATCGCTTGAAGTCATAGATAAGCTATGTGCGGTTTTGAACTGTCAACCGGGAGACTTAATAGAATACATAGCCGATTAA
- a CDS encoding helix-turn-helix transcriptional regulator has protein sequence MVRIKLSELLGKHKMNQKTLASLTGIRPATISKMYYEETKRIEIDQINQICDVFQCRIEDLLEYVPDNKAETSINK, from the coding sequence ATGGTCAGAATCAAACTATCCGAACTGCTCGGAAAACATAAAATGAATCAGAAGACATTAGCATCGCTTACTGGCATCAGGCCGGCGACCATATCCAAGATGTACTATGAAGAGACAAAGCGAATTGAGATTGACCAGATTAATCAAATTTGTGATGTGTTTCAATGCAGGATCGAAGATTTGTTGGAATATGTGCCGGATAACAAGGCGGAAACTTCAATAAACAAGTGA
- a CDS encoding SLOG family protein: protein MILLIKIPRTCGFTGYRPSKLPFPNNEKHPACLRLKALIRDAVEAAIHDGYTHFICGFALGSDTYFAEAVLVLRTLYPQITLEAALACEAQAENWTQKDRDKFYDLLSQCDIETYISRKYYPRCYLDRNRYIVDHSRRLIAVFDGKLGGTMYTVNRAQAKKIELVIIDPNS, encoded by the coding sequence GTGATTCTTCTGATCAAAATACCAAGAACCTGCGGCTTCACCGGCTATCGTCCATCTAAGCTCCCTTTCCCCAACAATGAAAAGCATCCCGCCTGCCTGCGCTTAAAAGCGTTAATTCGCGACGCTGTCGAAGCAGCCATTCATGACGGCTACACCCACTTCATCTGTGGCTTTGCTCTGGGTTCGGATACTTATTTCGCCGAAGCGGTTCTAGTATTACGTACGCTTTATCCACAAATCACCCTGGAGGCAGCCCTGGCTTGCGAAGCTCAGGCTGAAAACTGGACACAAAAAGACCGGGACAAGTTCTATGACCTCTTATCCCAGTGCGATATCGAGACCTATATCAGCCGTAAGTATTATCCGCGCTGTTATCTGGACCGGAATCGCTATATCGTCGACCACTCGCGGCGGCTGATCGCGGTGTTCGACGGGAAACTTGGAGGAACGATGTATACCGTGAACCGGGCCCAAGCGAAGAAGATCGAATTGGTCATCATTGATCCGAATTCCTAG
- a CDS encoding NAD(P)/FAD-dependent oxidoreductase produces MFIEKYDIIIIGAGPAGLICGRTLALAHKKCLILEKKLNLHGKVCGDGISSRCVKVLEALNISPELLIRAGGHPVHYNIAIHPNTIHKSKDQENEASTEYGIGLSRDTLADILLEQAVKAGCEIRFGADGMEISHTDDGYFWGNAWGRDIVIAAGAAAGYKIHRLMGKGSHNLKYLPAGISSRVVANTDLSDDAFYFVFDSEEQFAGYSWAFPLGNRLWNIGSWSNEKAVNLKAQYSTFMKGFVAQNFNILSYDRVAKGGIIGAVPPNLEIEVNDLCIGDCAFCTDFITGEGISYAMISGYKRAIDLLQQD; encoded by the coding sequence ATGTTTATTGAGAAATATGATATCATTATTATCGGAGCTGGGCCGGCAGGGCTGATTTGTGGCAGGACTTTGGCATTAGCTCATAAAAAATGCTTGATTCTGGAAAAAAAGCTTAATTTGCACGGGAAGGTATGCGGAGATGGAATCTCCAGCAGATGTGTCAAGGTGTTGGAAGCATTGAATATTTCACCGGAACTGTTAATTCGAGCAGGGGGTCATCCTGTACACTACAATATAGCGATACATCCAAACACGATCCATAAGTCAAAAGATCAGGAAAACGAGGCAAGTACTGAATATGGTATTGGGTTATCCAGAGATACGCTAGCCGATATTTTACTGGAGCAAGCTGTAAAGGCAGGATGTGAAATCAGATTCGGTGCAGATGGCATGGAAATCAGTCACACAGACGACGGGTATTTTTGGGGTAATGCTTGGGGACGGGATATTGTTATTGCGGCAGGAGCTGCTGCTGGATATAAAATTCATCGCCTAATGGGTAAAGGGAGTCATAACCTTAAATATTTACCCGCTGGAATATCCAGCAGGGTTGTTGCCAATACGGATTTGTCGGACGATGCCTTTTATTTTGTATTTGATTCAGAGGAGCAATTTGCAGGGTACTCCTGGGCATTTCCGCTTGGGAACCGCTTATGGAATATTGGTTCTTGGAGCAATGAAAAGGCAGTCAATTTAAAAGCCCAATATAGCACTTTTATGAAAGGTTTTGTGGCACAAAATTTTAACATCTTGTCTTATGACAGGGTTGCAAAAGGTGGGATCATTGGTGCGGTCCCCCCCAATTTGGAGATCGAAGTCAATGATCTATGCATTGGAGATTGTGCTTTTTGTACCGATTTCATAACTGGAGAAGGAATATCTTATGCGATGATTTCAGGATATAAACGAGCCATCGACCTGCTTCAACAGGATTGA